One segment of Lachancea thermotolerans CBS 6340 chromosome E complete sequence DNA contains the following:
- the MTC4 gene encoding Mtc4p (some similarities with uniprot|P38335 Saccharomyces cerevisiae YBR255W Protein of unknown function required for normal growth rate at 15 degrees C green fluorescent protein (GFP)-fusion protein localizes to the cytoplasm in a punctate pattern), whose translation MKNGATEHMSSSDKLEGDEARHVSSYRISQTAKLLTNAKISLLEDLNVDNLTVGNTEKSGAATLGKVLNEQNKGRPLKILSKASRIRADRVRSYIQFYYHLIEKEITTGGTGLYKGVEGKYNPLQVIRNRKIKKKLHENPKNEIAFMKPPVLAIRDFSKHPDRENQWFVGVNETTADLAWRVSHWDELRRPDGKPWFKSKSKRRSQSAAEVSRAYKGERPPNHSRNSSSILLRQTSSNWELPQISVESVDGPVTDGPRGRESKFDKALEKTKRLSRSALQSKSASQQHIIYDERNPDSKPLGNAHNLYLTPTEPVHHPNIADIPINSFRTRTAEERSSESSNRASEEFLELSEPFNIPKESVLQKQYNELIYLRCTFQVVRHRQETSRIIQARTSAKASVFVPEDPTQICKPAEDVLHEYENELVKALKTCDIWKSRLLNDYSIRVETLISTSDRVLSDINSTLTLRLKMLQEKMDKFGTLRRMNREPLRVFLYRVLEVAITLLFWMIWVIFIIVKSGKIMILSLLRVVRWITW comes from the coding sequence ATGAAAAATGGCGCTACAGAGCATATGTCGAGCAGTGATAAACTTGAAGGCGATGAAGCTAGGCATGTAAGCTCCTACAGAATTTCACAGACTGCAAAGCTCCTCACAAATGCTAAAATCAGCTTGCTTGAGGATCTTAACGTTGATAACCTAACAGTGGGAAACACGGAGAAGAGTGGCGCGGCGACACTAGGCAAAGTTCTCAATGAGCAGAACAAAGGAAGGCCCTTGAAGATACTTTCTAAGGCCAGCAGAATACGAGCGGATCGGGTTCGATCTTACATCCAGTTTTACTATCACTTGATAGAGAAAGAAATCACTACTGGGGGAACAGGGCTCTACAAGGGTGTGGAAGGGAAGTATAATCCGCTACAAGTGATCCGTAACCGTAAAAttaagaagaagttgcacGAAAACCCCAAGAATGAAATAGCATTCATGAAGCCTCCCGTCTTAGCAATAAGAGACTTTTCTAAGCACCCCGACCGAGAAAATCAGTGGTTTGTGGGCGTGAATGAGACTACTGCAGACTTAGCCTGGCGTGTGTCACACTGGGATGAGCTTCGAAGGCCCGACGGGAAGCCGTGGTTCAAAAGCAAATCCAAGAGACGCTCTCAGTCGGCTGCAGAGGTTTCCCGCGCGTACAAAGGAGAGAGGCCGCCTAACCACTCCAGAAACTCGTCATCAATCTTATTGCGCCAAACCTCCTCAAACTGGGAACTGCCTCAAATTTCTGTTGAAAGTGTTGACGGTCCTGTCACAGACGGCCCCCGTGGTCGTGAAAGCAAGTTCGACAAAGCGCTggagaaaacaaaaagactttCTCGTTCCGCTCTACAAAGCAAATCTGCAAGTCAGCAACATATTATTTATGATGAGCGCAACCCTGACAGCAAACCCTTGGGTAACGCCCATAACTTATACTTAACACCCACAGAACCTGTTCATCATCCCAATATTGCCGACATTCCCATCAACAGCTTTAGGACCCGAACCGCAGAGGaaagaagctcagaaaGCTCTAATAGAGCATCtgaagagtttttggagctgAGTGAGCCATTTAATATACCGAAAGAATCTGTTCTCCAGAAACAGTACAACGAGCTAATCTATCTGCGCTGCACTTTCCAGGTAGTTAGACATCGACAGGAAACCTCGAGAATTATACAGGCCCGCACTTCCGCTAAAGCCTCTGTGTTCGTGCCTGAAGATCCCACACAGATATGCAAGCCAGCAGAAGATGTCCTGCATGAGTACGAAAATGAACTGGTGAAGGCTCTGAAAACGTGCGATATATGGAAGTCTAGGCTGCTTAATGACTATTCTATAAGGGTCGAAACTCTGATTTCAACTAGCGACCGTGTACTCAGCGACATAAATTCTACGCTGACGCTCAGGCTCAAAATGCTGCAAGAAAAGATGGACAAGTTTGGCACTCTCAGGAGGATGAACAGAGAACCCCTTCGCGTTTTTTTGTACAGGGTCCTGGAGGTCGCTATTACCTTGCTTTTCTGGATGATATGGGTCATCTTCATAATAGTTAAGAGCGGAAAGATCATGATATTGTCGTTACTTAGGGTCGTTAGGTGGATAACATGGTGA
- the TRS20 gene encoding TRAPP subunit TRS20 (similar to uniprot|P38334 Saccharomyces cerevisiae YBR254C TRS20 Trapp subunit of 20 kDa probable membrane protein mutations in the human homolog cause spondyloepiphyseal dysplasia tarda (SEDL) a genetically heterogeneous disorder characterized by short stature and early-onset osteoarthritis): MPCYFAIIGARDNPIYEAEFTSQQLNSFPPELKELNPFILHASLDIIEDLQWQVNPQSINSGGGSGGFLRSRHSNNNGNCYLGKIDHFYGLAITGYLSYGNMKFVMIHSSNGNGSTPAQVEDGSVKNFYQEVHELFVKTLMNPFYKLNDPITSPVFDSKVRTLARRYLLK, encoded by the coding sequence ATGCCATGTTATTTCGCGATCATAGGTGCTCGAGACAACCCTATTTACGAGGCAGAGTTCACTTCCCAACAGCTGAACTCATTCCCCCCAGAATTGAAAGAGTTGAACCCGTTCATACTGCATGCCTCATTGGACATTATTGAAGACCTACAATGGCAAGTGAACCCTCAATCCATAAACTCAGGAGGCGGTAGTGGTGGATTTTTGAGATCTAGACACTCAAATAATAACGGAAACTGCTACCTGGGCAAAATCGATCATTTCTATGGTTTAGCTATAACGGGCTACTTGTCTTACGGAAACATGAAGTTTGTCATGATTCACAGCAGTAATGGGAATGGTTCAACGCCAGCACAGGTAGAAGACGGGTCGGTTAAAAACTTCTACCAGGAGGTTCATGAATTGTTTGTGAAGACTCTTATGAATCCGTTCTACAAGTTGAATGACCCCATCACGAGCCCGGTCTTTGATAGCAAGGTGAGAACTTTGGCGAGGAGGTATCTTCTTAAGTAG
- the DSN1 gene encoding MIND complex subunit DSN1 (some similarities with uniprot|P40568 Saccharomyces cerevisiae YIR010W DSN1 Essential component of the MIND kinetochore complex (Mtw1p Including Nnf1p- Nsl1p-Dsn1p) which joins kinetochore subunits contacting DNA to those contacting microtubules important for chromosome segregation) yields MSRERPRSLTPQGRASQRKHGLKVQTLPLPPELKSYDSVRTTQELEENGEPDEYRRNNPQSSFEKDEDFKFKRHKHRNNAGTASLGERLDSLHELQNARWVDNFNSSVNMDRRARNSQRENPSQESQRSIPALPAQSIPPSYMPYMYYYPFAPMVHPMSTSPARAANGEMPQYISSSQGYPNTSTQPFMPPMPPMPQPNTQLMPPPPLYPNYSSYNYYNNANEDVAKKSQRRREKRSSLMAQRGRRLSLLSFQENSQIISPHKDVPERDFYRHIANTSFGQDLQIRQLFSWCLIRCLRKWESNEHQPSREEAKSNEETYADPKKIALTIVKEFVEELRKGKTDVNWDAEEYTDSSTEDNTQFQEEDTELRELFDEDDDDTDILHSRPRKRRRQQPLKIPNEKNVENAKNLKVLEKQISSLEEEIKTWIQELDKIDHTSEWRSFKSQLIKLATAEIKPASPSPLLHDLKTELECRVESLRVTSHFLHSNSELLSLSTQQKVQKLTQCINNGVFSARTDPQTNKHTTRNLLRGLSRSLTKEDSP; encoded by the coding sequence ATGAGCAGGGAGAGACCAAGATCTCTCACACCTCAGGGAAGGGCTTCACAGCGAAAACACGGCTTGAAGGTGCAAACTTTGCCTCTCCCGCCTGAGTTAAAGAGCTACGACAGCGTCAGGACCACCCAGgaattggaagaaaacgGCGAGCCAGATGAGTACCGGCGCAATAACCCACAatccagttttgaaaaagatgaagacttcaagttcaagaggCATAAGCACAGGAATAACGCGGGAACGGCTAGCCTGGGGGAGCGGCTGGACAGTCTGCATGAGCTGCAGAATGCACGTTGGGTGGACAACTTTAACTCCTCCGTGAATATGGATCGACGTGCACGCAACTCTCAGCGGGAGAACCCGTCACAGGAGTCCCAGCGTTCCATTCCCGCGCTCCCTGCACAGTCAATCCCGCCCTCATACATGCCCTACATGTACTATTATCCTTTCGCGCCAATGGTGCACCCAATGTCTACATCGCCCGCGCGGGCCGCGAACGGCGAGATGCCTCAGTATATTAGTTCCTCGCAAGGGTACCCCAACACATCAACACAACCATTCATGCCGCCCATGCCGCCCATGCCGCAGCCAAATACTCAGTTGATGCCTCCGCCTCCTCTTTACCCAAACTATTCCTCTTACAACTACTACAACAATGCCAACGAAGATGTGGCAAAGAAAAGTCAGAGGAGAAGAGAGAAGAGGAGCTCTCTAATGGCTCAGCGAGGAAGAAGGCTATCACTACTCTCattccaagaaaacagcCAAATTATTTCTCCTCACAAAGACGTACCGGAACGTGACTTTTACAGGCACATTGCAAATACATCGTTTGGGCAGGACCTACAAATACGGCAGCTTTTTAGTTGGTGTTTAATTCGGTGTTTGAGAAAGTGGGAGTCGAACGAGCATCAGCCCAGTAGAGAAGAGGCTAAGTCAAACGAAGAGACGTACGCGGACCCTAAGAAGATTGCCTTGACAATTGTTAAAGAGTTCGTAGAAGAGCTGAGGAAGGGCAAAACAGATGTCAATTGGGATGCTGAAGAATACACAGACAGCAGCACAGAAGACAATACACAATTTCAGGAAGAAGACACAGAGCTGCGggagctttttgatgaagacgacgatgacACTGATATTCTGCACAGCCGCCCCAGGAAGAGAAGGCGACAGCAACCTCTCAAAATACCGAACGAGAAAAACGTGGAAAACGCCAAGAATTTGAAGGTCTTGGAGAAGCAGATCTCGTCTTTAGAAGAGGAGATCAAGACGTGGATCCAAGAGCTTGACAAAATAGATCACACTAGTGAATggagaagcttcaagtccCAATTAATCAAACTCGCCACCGCAGAAATTAAGCCTGCATCTCCAAGCCCTTTACTTCATGATTTGAAGACAGAACTTGAGTGCAGAGTGGAAAGTTTACGCGTCACGTCCCATTTCCTGCATTCAAACTCCGAACTACTGTCGCTGAGCACTCAACAAAaggttcaaaagctcaCACAATGTATTAACAATGGGGTTTTCTCCGCGCGGACGGACCCTCAAACGAACAAGCATACAACAAGAAACCTACTGCGGGGACTTAGTAGATCATTAACTAAAGAAGACAGTCCATAA
- the SRB6 gene encoding Srb6p (similar to uniprot|P32570 Saccharomyces cerevisiae YBR253W SRB6 Protein involved in transcription as part of the Srb/Mediator complex) — protein sequence MSNRGLLEQLERTTETLSHSLSNLIKYSSVAKERDDEDSGEQHELPESTAKNSTSGLMMVNAQTAQLIKGIQDLLVMTRSIREKWLLTQIPDEGVDSQSELDYEKCSQLLKQWTQEVVSSEE from the coding sequence ATGAGCAACAGAGGTCTTCTAGAACAACTCGAGCGTACGACAGAGACCTTGTCACACTCGCTTAGCAACCTTATAAAATACTCTTCGGTTGCTAAAGAAAGAGACGACGAGGACAGCGGGGAGCAACACGAATTGCCGGAATCTACGGCGAAAAACTCCACGTCGGGGCTTATGATGGTGAACGCCCAAACCGCGCAACTCATCAAGGGGATCCAGGACCTGCTGGTAATGACGCGCAGTATTCGCGAAAAGTGGCTTTTGACGCAAATTCCAGACGAAGGAGTGGACTCTCAGTCTGAGCTGGACTACGAAAAGTGTTCTCAACTGCTGAAGCAATGGACGCAGGAGGTCGTGAGCTCGGAAGAGTAA
- the DUT1 gene encoding bifunctional dITP/dUTP diphosphatase (highly similar to YBR252W, uniprot|P33317 Saccharomyces cerevisiae YBR252W (DUT1)) has translation MTNIDAPARKQQKLNNSLLIQLRSPDAIAPTKGSASAAGYDIYASQGSVIPARGQGLVSTDVSFTVPVGTYGRIAPRSGLAVKHGINTGAGVVDRDYTGEVKIVLFNHADKDFEVRKGDRVAQLILEKIVDDAEIVVVDSLEESARGAGGFGSTGK, from the coding sequence ATGACCAACATCGACGCTCCAGCTCGCAAGCAACAGAAACTCAACAATTCGCTTCTGATCCAGCTGCGCTCGCCCGATGCCATTGCACCCACCAAAGGATCTGCCAGCGCCGCCGGGTATGACATTTACGCGTCCCAGGGCTCCGTTATCCCTGCCAGAGGACAGGGCCTAGTCTCAACGGATGTGTCCTTCACCGTTCCTGTGGGCACCTACGGCAGAATTGCGCCTAGATCAGGTCTGGCCGTGAAGCACGGAATCAACACCGGTGCGGGCGTGGTCGACCGCGACTACACTGGCGAAGTTAAGATCGTGCTATTCAACCACGCTGACAAGGACTTTGAAGTCCGCAAAGGTGACCGCGTTGCCCAGTTGATCTTGGAGAAGATCGTCGACGACGCCGAAATTGTTGTGGTCGACTCGCTCGAGGAGAGCGCTAGAGGCGCCGGGGGCTTTGGAAGCACGGGCAAATAG
- a CDS encoding uncharacterized protein (similar to YGR111W, uniprot|P53265 Saccharomyces cerevisiae YGR111W), producing MTKQTQKDNLVFEETKDPEVIRFTHMQNGENWAPPFMSKEDYLQRERVIGTSEISTKHLCPKMQKRFPEGSECLGIKYYVLRNLGLPATSKTSQVVASCETLNRVGMAASPQTGGAVQPVLTACIGGVYTLPEYRCKGYGSQMITRLNKLYDEYSQRADTPPLAKTVVMTLYSEVGEYYSKFGFSSRPVPVHVVKNIDRLLNEYCGGEPGGGDGGGRALDFDGCESLLERQVREFSQNITRLQKENPNAFVFAVEPSLDNFRLFHRRGLFHKKYVEPDSPVTFGYALPNGSHLVWHHNYYPGDRALFLLKLHVSEDSEDKDADLKLLLAQAICEAKKTKIDRLQFWDTELGHQAWSKPFMEFLGKIEDKSGLYQENPSRSAVRVSGFKGEDIIWDHNTKYCWF from the coding sequence ATGACAAAGCAAACACAAAAGGACAACCTTGTATTTGAGGAAACCAAAGATCCTGAGGTTATCAGGTTCACGCACATGCAAAATGGGGAGAACTGGGCACCACCGTTCATGAGCAAGGAAGACTACTTGCAGAGAGAACGGGTGATCGGAACCTCCGAGATTTCTACGAAGCACCTGTGCCCTAAAATGCAGAAACGATTTCCTGAGGGGAGCGAGTGTCTTGGGATAAAGTACTACGTGCTGAGGAACCTAGGCCTGCCAGCGACGTCGAAGACGTCGCAGGTGGTGGCGAGCTGCGAGACTCTGAACCGGGTAGGGATGGCGGCCAGCCCGCAGACCGGTGGCGCGGTTCAGCCGGTGCTGACTGCGTGCATCGGCGGCGTGTATACGCTGCCGGAGTACCGCTGTAAGGGCTACGGGTCTCAGATGATTACGCGGCTCAACAAGCTGTATGACGAGTACTCCCAGCGGGCGGACACTCCGCCGCTGGCGAAGACTGTGGTAATGACGCTGTACAGCGAAGTAGGGGAGTACTACAGTAAGTTTGGCTTCAGCTCGCGCCCGGTGCCCGTGCATGTTGTTAAGAATATTGACAGACTGCTGAATGAGTACTGCGGCGGCGAGCCGGGCGGCGGAGACGGCGGAGGCAGAGCCCTGGATTTCGACGGGTGCGAGTCTCTGCTGGAGCGCCAGGTCCGCGAGTTCTCGCAGAACATCACTAGGCTACAGAAAGAGAACCCCAACGCATTTGTCTTCGCGGTGGAGCCTTCTCTCGACAACTTCAGGCTTTTCCACCGCAGAGGCTTGTTTCACAAGAAGTACGTGGAGCCGGATTCGCCGGTGACGTTTGGGTACGCCCTGCCAAACGGCAGCCACCTGGTGTGGCACCACAATTACTACCCAGGCGACCGCGCTCTGTTTTTGCTAAAGCTACATGTGAGCGAGGACTCCGAGGACAAGGACGCGGACTTGAAGTTGCTTCTGGCACAAGCCATTTGcgaggccaagaagacaaaaataGACCGCCTGCAGTTCTGGGACACTGAGCTGGGGCACCAGGCCTGGAGCAAGCCCTTCATGGAATTTCTCGGGAAAATCGAAGATAAATCCGGCCTATACCAGGAAAATCCCTCTAGAAGCGCGGTCAGGGTCTCGGGCTTTAAAGGCGAAGATATCATCTGGGATCACAACACCAAATATTGCTGGTTTTAG
- the AXL1 gene encoding Axl1p (similar to uniprot|P40851 Saccharomyces cerevisiae YPR122W AXL1 Haploid specific endoprotease that performs one of two N-terminal cleavages during maturation of a-factor mating pheromone required for axial budding pattern of haploid cells) produces MSGMSDAVQHFDVAFYTPISSSNKGVELCRLANGILVLLISDPADTSVSSSVSVASGSHADPDEVLGLAHLCEHTILSAGSKKFPRSSHYHEIVAQNGGSHNAYTTGENTTFYFELPASNDSGELLFDKVLDTLASSFKNPVFSDSSINKEIYAIESEHNVNKASTPKQLYHATRLLANPRHPFSRFCTGNFATLCDEPNLHKVNVKATLCQYFKTNYDATRMALCLRGPQSLNALAKLAKKYFGDLPASRDRDPTRPPLKKRPSSGVASQDLHVRPLDFKNSKQQTQVQDAFVPDTSNLVAIQSSKNPVLRLVFPVSHKSTRLTSNDIVALSENWCDFFGDEGVGSLTHCLKTNNLINGVVASVAHFSAGNDGLTLEFTLTNLGWSSAQLIITVLFDLFIPRLIHDKTKDIAKCLSELNCTDLLTFLYQGAEKSSMEMCAVLSSRLLSVFETLDPKCLLKGSPLIECNQNPSAIGDYSESTESRTWWIGRAIKFQNFVSEFVNRQNLRIVMLGNCPKSDLLSSVTSVSKTDAYYEFTYQISKIDMLSVREELYRIPGFSFRVPCYDMFLPTVGRKLGLIKQALQASSNRSQTSLLTVVARNAYLQTIPRLAGKNSNHELWVKEEDSDLSFKSKSIISIEVASKTIEACPSYTMCLEVLAQLLGDSLSTVLYPSEKLGYTYEISPSAKGHARLSFTISGFPEGVCAMVRVIIDQTKSLINSDTVTPAMFRKARVAVRNKYEEAASANSTTLATLGLLIVLEECMWPVEDRLDALEEIDIESFRTFCSGFISKPTYLNVFSQGDLSYTEEISTFLDSGLTSHLSRRTWHEPAVREPVTHALKPGTNMFIRRSAFVEDPSSSIVYFIQTGDRDDAQMLSLTCLTEFLMSMTLVPDLRTKKQIGYAVFSGLRLLSTTMGLHITCMSSSPPEHLESQIDQYLAYMEHDVLSAMSEEEFQERYIRKFRAMFERENVTSTSDAAGPADLLAQIEANVHSGNLPEQGAAMRQHKRIRNQISIHRYNFTSDLEPADLGLLRALTLGQFRRFFQEKISICSTTRSKLSVMVASPVSADEIAEKRLFLQIESYLKLKGLKIPSSELRAIVESSQGKPSTLMRGLFKFFLARGETLRLCNVILKELSKAVVLSLKPRPTNNNSAGVLQNVRKEVSTAVPLIEVQANHFRQRSPVTG; encoded by the coding sequence ATGAGCGGGATGAGCGACGCTGTTCAGCACTTCGACGTTGCGTTTTACACCCCCATATCAAGTTCGAACAAGGGTGTGGAGCTTTGCCGCTTGGCGAATGGCATTTTGGTGCTTTTGATATCGGACCCGGCGGATACGTCCGTGTCTTCCAGCGTAAGCGTTGCGTCAGGGTCCCACGCGGACCCTGACGAGGTACTAGGCTTGGCGCACCTCTGCGAACACACAATACTGTCCGCGGGCTCGAAGAAATTCCCGCGATCCAGCCATTACCACGAAATCGTGGCTCAGAATGGAGGGTCTCACAACGCCTACACCACAGGCGAAAATACAACTTTCTACTTTGAGCTGCCGGCGAGCAACGACTCTGGCGAGCTTCTGTTTGACAAGGTCTTGGATACCCTGGCCTCGTCCTTCAAGAACCCCGTTTTCAGCGACTCTTCGATAAATAAAGAGATCTACGCGATCGAGAGCGAGCACAACGTCAACAAGGCGTCAACCCCGAAGCAGCTCTACCATGCAACGCGTCTTCTTGCGAACCCACGCCACCCATTCAGCCGCTTCTGCACGGGCAACTTCGCTACGTTGTGCGACGAGCCCAACCTTCACAAGGTTAACGTCAAGGCTACTTTATGTCAATACTTCAAAACCAACTACGACGCGACCAGGATGGCTTTGTGTCTTCGCGGTCCTCAATCCTTGAACGCTCTAGCCAAGCTTGCGAAGAAATACTTCGGCGACCTGCCCGCAAGCAGAGACAGAGACCCCACGAGACCtccattgaaaaagagacCCTCGTCCGGGGTCGCCAGCCAAGATCTTCACGTCAGGCCtcttgacttcaaaaattcgAAACAGCAAACCCAAGTACAGGATGCGTTCGTACCAGATACGTCAAACTTAGTCGCTATCcagtcttcaaagaacCCCGTGCTcaggcttgtttttccCGTTAGCCACAAATCCACCAGGCTGACTTCCAACGATATTGTTGCCCTTTCAGAGAACTGGTGTGATTTCTTCGGTGACGAGGGCGTTGGCTCCTTGACACACTGCCTGAAGACTAATAACCTAATCAATGGAGTAGTCGCGTCAGTGGCTCACTTTTCGGCTGGAAATGACGGCTTGACACTCGAATTTACCTTAACAAATTTGGGATGGTCGAGTGCTCAGTTAATTATAACAGTCCTCTTTGATCTATTTATCCCTCGCTTGATCCACGATAAAACCAAAGACATTGCCAAATGTTTGAGCGAGCTAAATTGTACTGACTTGCTAACGTTTCTGTATCAAGGCGCTGAGAAGTCCTCTATGGAAATGTGCGCTGTATTAAGTAGTCGTTTGCTATCAGTCTTCGAAACCCTCGATCCGAAGTGTCTATTAAAGGGAAGCCCTTTGATTGAGTGCAACCAGAACCCCTCAGCCATTGGCGATTACAGTGAATCTACAGAAAGCCGAACTTGGTGGATTGGGCGGGCTATCAAGTTCCAGAACTTCGTTAGCGAATTTGTGAACAGACAAAATCTAAGAATTGTGATGCTGGGCAATTGTCCCAAATCTGACCTGCTTAGCTCCGTGACTTCAGTATCGAAAACAGATGCATACTATGAGTTCACTTACCAAATTTCCAAAATAGACATGCTGTCGGTGCGCGAGGAATTATATCGCATTCCTGGCTTTTCCTTCCGTGTACCATGTTATGATATGTTTCTGCCCACTGTCGGCCGTAAACTAGGGCTGATAAAGCAGGCCTTACAAGCGTCCTCGAATCGGTCCCAGACGTCCTTGCTTACAGTCGTAGCTCGCAACGCATATTTGCAAACAATTCCAAGGCTGGCAGGCAAAAACTCCAACCATGAGCTCTGGGTTAAAGAGGAGGATTCAGACCTCTCTTTTAAATCCAAAAGTATTATTTCAATCGAAGTTGCCAGCAAGACAATTGAGGCATGTCCCTCTTACACTATGTGTTTGGAAGTGCTTGCCCAATTACTCGGAGACTCGCTTTCAACCGTTTTGTACCCTTCTGAGAAGCTGGGTTATACCTACGAGATCTCTCCGTCAGCTAAGGGACACGCGCGGCTGTCGTTTACCATTTCGGGGTTTCCTGAGGGAGTTTGTGCCATGGTGAGAGTTATTATCGACCAGAccaaaagcttgataaaCAGCGACACAGTTACGCCGGCTATGTTTCGCAAAGCGCGCGTTGCTGTGAGAAACAAgtatgaagaagctgcgtCAGCTAACTCTACAACCTTGGCAACACTGGGACTCCTTATAGTCCTGGAAGAGTGTATGTGGCCCGTAGAAGACCGCTTGGATGCTCTCGAGGAAATTGATATTGAGTCTTTCAGGACCTTCTGCTCGGGCTTCATATCAAAACCTACCTACCTAAACGTCTTCAGCCAAGGCGATCTGAGCTACACCGAGGAAATCAGCACTTTTCTCGACTCAGGCCTCACTAGCCACTTGAGCCGCAGAACCTGGCACGAGCCAGCGGTGAGGGAACCCGTCACCCACGCTCTGAAGCCTGGCACAAACATGTTCATCAGGAGAAGCGCTTTTGTCGAAGACCCTAGCAGCAGCATCGTGTACTTTATACAAACCGGCGACCGCGACGACGCACAAATGCTTTCCTTGACGTGCCTGACGGAGTTCCTGATGTCGATGACCTTGGTGCCAGATCTACGGACTAAAAAGCAGATAGGCTACGCGGTGTTTAGCGGGTTGCGCCTTCTCTCAACGACCATGGGGCTGCACATAACATGCATGTCAAGCTCACCGCCCGAGCATCTCGAGAGCCAGATTGACCAGTATCTGGCCTACATGGAGCACGACGTGCTGAGCGCTATGAGCGAGGAAGAATTCCAGGAGAGGTACATCCGCAAGTTCAGAGCTATGTTCGAGCGGGAAAACGTCACCAGCACGAGCGACGCGGCCGGCCCCGCAGACCTCTTGGCCCAGATCGAGGCAAATGTGCACAGCGGCAACTTACCGGAGCAGGGAGCCGCGATGCGCCAGCACAAACGCATCCGAAATCAGATATCTATCCACCGCTACAATTTTACTTCGGACTTAGAGCCTGCCGACCTCGGATTGCTTCGCGCCCTGACCCTAGGTCAGTTCCGCCGTTTCTTCCAAGAGAAGATCTCCATCTGCTCCACGACAAGGAGCAAACTGTCCGTGATGGTCGCGAGCCCGGTAAGTGCCGATGAAATCGCGGAAAAGCGCCTCTTCCTGCAGATCGAGAGCTACCTGAAACTGAAGGGCCTAAAGATTCCCAGTTCCGAACTACGAGCCATAGTCGAATCCTCCCAGGGCAAGCCCTCGACGCTTATGCGTGGTCtattcaagtttttccTGGCAAGAGGCGAAACCTTAAGGCTCTGCAACgtgatcttgaaagagttgTCTAAAGCCGTTGTTCTCTCGCTCAAACCCCGTCCTACGAATAATAATTCCGCAGGCGTCCTGCAGAATGTGCGCAAAGAAGTGTCTACCGCGGTTCCACTTATagaagttcaagcaaaTCACTTTCGACAGCGAAGTCCCGTCACCGGATAA
- a CDS encoding KLTH0E05148p (conserved hypothetical protein), whose protein sequence is MGAMANLKEKLVKLKRFLSGEPVEGETYEKSPDVKDLPHMKDADGKLIAVSSGNRELSPVLSAKLNIQNSQGLSKSGSRNEPIDSRFSGEDKIAA, encoded by the coding sequence ATGGGTGCTATGGCtaacttgaaagagaaacttgTGAAATTGAAGAGGTTCTTGTCCGGAGAGCCTGTTGAGGGCGAGACCTACGAAAAATCCCCCGATGTCAAAGACTTGCCCCACATGAAGGACGCGGACGGCAAGCTGATCGCTGTCTCTTCGGGAAACCGCGAGCTTTCCCCAGTGCTCAGCGCCAAGCTCAACATCCAGAACTCCCAAGGGTTGAGCAAGAGCGGTTCGCGTAACGAGCCTATCGACTCGCGTTTCAGCGGCGAAGATAAGATCGCCGCATGA